In Papaver somniferum cultivar HN1 chromosome 1, ASM357369v1, whole genome shotgun sequence, a genomic segment contains:
- the LOC113315154 gene encoding uncharacterized protein LOC113315154, which produces MAQFIEKQHAAKNQRAKHRANVQNEIRRAKANQIRAYQRNISIVEDECICKNYVLCRQILDSALIANECLDSRIKSGKPGVVCKIDFAKAFDHVSWEFLYEVLAKMGFGATWRKWDSRLHQQHTNFIYEALNVMFQVGHNRGGIGGFEMSPNGSKISHLQFADDTLVFLDDTLEQMNYLRYTLLGFEMISGLHINFAKCSISGVANASNLEQMDAMLGC; this is translated from the exons atggCTCAGTTCATAGAGAAGCAACATGCTGCCAAAAATCAAAGAGCTAAACATCGAGCCAATGTGCAAAATGAAATAAGAAGAGCAAAAGCAAATCAAATAAGAGCATATCAGCGCAATATTAGTATTGtagaagatgaatgcatctgCAAGAATTATGTTTTGT GTCGTCAAATTCTTGATAGTGCGCTGATAGCAAATGAGTGCTTAGATTCTCGAATTAAGAGTGGTAAGCCTGGTGTGGTATGCAAAATTGACTTCGCAAAAGCTTTTGATCACGTTTCATGGGAATTCCTCTACGAAGTTCTTGCTAAAATGGGATTTGGAGCTACATGGAGAAAGTGGGATTCAAGGTTGCATCAACAACACACCAATTTCA TTTATGAAGCGTTGAATGTGATGTTTCAAGTAGGTCATAATCGAGGGGGTATTGGTGGATTTGAAATGAGTCCTAATGGTTCAAAAATCAGTCATTTGCAATTCGCCGACGACACATTGGTTTTCTTAGATGACACATTAGAGCAAATGAATTACCTTAGATACACCCTTCTTGGGTTTGAGATGATATCAGGGCTTCACATAAACTTTGCTAAATGTAGTATATCCGGGGTTGCAAATGCTTCTAACCTAGAACAAATGGATGCAATGTTGGGTTGCTAA
- the LOC113287708 gene encoding uncharacterized protein LOC113287708 → MDLGCMDLGCIDKQKNETSVDLQRRRRSGSDSDEFVTASSKFGKTKPSKEAGQSTLNSVNKSTSQIRKSYRKTSPLNWFPRKKTESYLKRKIRLLQEVGGMNSTLDETLCDSNPHYSRVLREKIAAKEAAHKAMEARKVALVEASWCRILRAARIQNKEAESLLRKAEKTVEEAFEAAAAMRVIMYDKPDCPQKACEIESSNIEGSTTHTVTASFETAFDVDKEVAAAVKIACIRLANCPSSLNKDEFRDLLRKINQNPVRTEVDQEVCKLSAECVSDPGHDLDTESHKDDLASEDPNLKMLDTELTEGKCKDRGLPDVNHSVKLVAVMLERLQRLRDDELASLATIVATCGLNAALLEVENSKLHGQESGSDYTLGLGTMKCSNVESLKNRNMKKQVVAEIPSLDKVLVKHMSRLEREVQEAKNTRKNKAEERSEDKSEGCENRADLSNINATSSNAVPELGSMFVKHVSKLEKSIHEAKKNSGVAFEYETKKLRNPDSSDLPSLDKFLVKHVSRLEREVQEAKNAEANNRNGEELGEFRKLKDKHQAAEVPSLDKLLVKHVSKLEREVQEARIAKAHPTGTNSEDVPTVMGSSQEIATADDMFNTSCKENIDSNRCDEVSDGIVKEKLEMEVREQQSLKPVVQQENSLKISEQSPMRTKNMSRLERAKLETLEAFSCNEGNMPCSLDAILTKPVHRLEKEKLQASAWGSVIQKNQNKVGAVASDSEGLDKVLVKHVSRLEKEKLAAAGQEEVMKVKKRDMNYEKSVDGLDQMVKHQSRLEKEKFAAALSSGDQTKHSEVRRKAMERELQDAWGGLSLGNSVRPHVSRLEREKAAWMKADEEELASHA, encoded by the exons ATGGATCTGGGATGTATGGATTTAGGTTGTATAGACAAGCAAAAGAATGAAACCTCTGTTGATTTGCAGAGGCGGAGGAGGAGTGGAAGTGATAGTGATGAGTTCGTAACGGCTAGTTCCAAGTTCGGAAAG ACTAAACCATCAAAAGAGGCTGGGCAGTCAACACTAAACTCTGTCAACAAATCTACTTCACAAATAAGGAAATCTTACCGAAAAACTTCCCCTCTCAATTGGTTTCCTCGGAAAAAAACTGAATCCTACTTGAAGAGAAAAATAAGACTTCTGCAG GAAGTAGGTGGCATGAACTCAACTCTTGATGAGACTTTGTGTGATTCAAATCCTCATTACTCGAGAGTACTTAGAGAAAAAATTGCAGCTAAAGAAGCAGCACATAAGGCCATGGAGGCTCGTAAAGTTGCTTTAGTTGAAGCATCTTGGTGTCGGATTCTTCGAGCAGCCAG GATCCAAAACAAAGAAGCAGAATCTCTTCTACGTAAGGCAGAAAAAACTGTAGAGGAAGCTTTTGAAGCAGCGGCTGCAATGCGAGTGATCATGTATGACAAACCAGACTGTCCACAGAAGGCCTGTGAGATAGAATCCTCCAACATTGAGGGATCTACAACTCACACTGTTACAGCATCTTTTGAAACGGCGTTTGACGTAGATAAAGAAGTTGCAGCAGCAGTAAAGATCGCATGCATCCGGCTTGCAAATTGTCCTTCTTCTTTAAACAAAGATGAATTCAGAGATTTGCTCCGGAAAATTAATCAGAATCCAGTAAGGACCGAAGTTGATCAAGAAGTTTGCAAGTTGTCTGCGGAATGTGTATCAGACCCAGGCCATGATTTGGACACAGAATCTCACAAAGATGATCTGGCTTCAGAAGATCCCAATCTTAAGATGCTGGATACAGAGTTAACAGAGGGAAAATGCAAGGACAGAGGGCTTCCTGATGTTAATCATTCAGTAAAGCTTGTTGCTGTTATGCTTGAAAGGCTTCAACGTTTACGAGATGATGAACTTGCTTCTCTGGCCACCATAGTTGCAACTTGTGGCTTGAATGCAGCTCTTCTTGAAGTTGAAAATAGTAAGCTGCATGGTCAAGAATCTGGTTCTGACTACACCTTAGGACTTGGAACCATGAAATGCTCCAATGTTGAATCTTTGAAGAACAGAAACATGAAGAAACAAGTTGTAGCTGAGATTCCTAGTTTGGACAAGGTTTTGGTGAAGCACATGTCTAGGCTCGAGAGAGAAGTACAAGAAGCCAAAAACACACGAAAAAACAAGGCTGAAGAAAGAAGTGAGGACAAATCAGAAGGCTGTGAGAATAGAGCGGACCTTTCGAATATCAATGCAACTTCATCAAATGCTGTTCCTGAATTGGGGAGTATGTTCGTAAAGCATGTGTCCAAACTAGAAAAATCTATTCATGAAGCTAAAAAGAATTCTGGAGTAGCTTTTGAATATGAAACCAAGAAGTTGAGAAACCCTGATTCATCAGATCTCCCGAGCCTTGACAAGTTTCTCGTGAAGCATGTGTCTAGACTAGAGAGAGAAGTGCAAGAAGCCAAGAATGCAGAAGCAAATAATCGAAATGGAGAAGAACTTGGGGAGTTCAGGAAGTTAAAGGACAAGCACCAGGCAGCAGAAGTCCCTAGTTTAGATAAGTTACTTGTGAAACATGTTTCTAAACTTGAAAGAGAAGTTCAGGAAGCCAGGATAGCCAAGGCTCACCCAACTGGGACCAATTCAGAAGATGTTCCTACTGTTATGGGATCTTCTCAGGAAATTGCAACTGCGGACGATATGTTTAATACATCATGTAAAGAAAATATAGACTCGAACAGATGTGATGAAGTATCTGATGGAATAGTCAAAGAAAAGTTGGAAATGGAGGTAAGAGAACAACAAAGTCTGAAACCAGTGGTACAGCAGGAGAATTCCTTGAAGATCTCTGAACAATCCCCGATGCGAACCAAAAATATGTCAAGATTAGAAAGAGCAAAACTGGAAACTCTGGAAGCCTTTTCATGTAATGAAGGAAATATGCCATGCAGCCTCGACGCCATATTGACCAAGCCGGTGCACAGATTAGAGAAAGAGAAACTGCAAGCATCAGCATGGGGTAGTGTCATTcagaaaaaccaaaataaagtaGGAGCAGTTGCTTCAGATAGTGAAGGCTTGGATAAAGTCTTAGTAAAACATGTCTCTAGACTTGAGAAGGAGAAACTGGCTGCTGCTGGTCAGGAGGAAGTGATGAAAGTGAAAAAGCGCGACATGAATTATGAAAAGAGTGTGGATGGTTTGGATCAAATGGTTAAACATCAATCTAGACTCGAAAAGGAGAAATTTGCTGCTGCTCTAAGTTCAGGGGATCAGACAAAGCATTCTGAAGTGCGGCGTAAAGCAATGGAGAGAGAATTGCAAGATGCATGGGGAGGTTTAAGCTTAGGGAATTCAGTACGTCCCCATGTTTCACGACTTGAACGGGAAAAG GCTGCTTGGATGAAGGCAGACGAAGAAGAGCTAGCAAGTCATGCATGA
- the LOC113287699 gene encoding uncharacterized protein At2g23090, with protein MGGGNGQKAKMAREKNAEKAKAAGKGSQLDANKKAMSIQCKVCMQTFICTTSEVKCREHAEAKHPKSDIYVCFPHLKK; from the exons ATGGGAGGAGGAAACGGCCAGAAAGCCAAGATGGCTAGGGAGAAGAACGCTGAGAAGGCTAAAGCTGCCGGAAAGG GAAGCCAGCTCGATGCTAACAAGAAAGCTATGTCGATTCAG TGCAAGGTGTGTATGCAGACATTCATCTGTACAACTTCTGAGGTGAAATGCAGGGAGCATGCCGAAGCAAAGCACCCCAAGTCTGACATTTATGTGTGCTTCCCCCATCTCAAGAAATGA
- the LOC113287695 gene encoding uncharacterized protein LOC113287695: MEDSSIKSANRKDLTDDIWFNQKERSLSVWVLDGDWHMLHKDIKLHDWLAEVESQLFDGCESAVESQLFDGCESGEEDWVEEIEVVGFSPVDKDVVLLRYYRYVWAYDTRNRVYEQLCHPPSLRSSFPSARHLSTSAFVLKPRPTILPPVSSE, translated from the exons ATGGAGGATTCTTCAATCAAGAGCGCCAATCGAAAGGACTTAACAGATGATATTTG GTTCAACCAAAAGGAGAGAAGTTTGAGTGTTTGGGTGCTTGATGGAGACTGGCATATGTTGCACAAGGATATTAAACTTCATGATTGGTTAGCAGAAGTAGAATCTCAGTTGTTTGATGGATGTGAATCAGCGGTAGAATCTCAGTTGTTTGATGGATGTGAATCAGGTGAGGAGGATTGGGTGGAAGAAATTGAGGTTGTAGGTTTCAGTCCAGTTGACAAAGATGTGGTTCTACTTAGGTACTACAGGTATGTTTGGGCATACGACACCAGAAACAGGGTATATGAACAGCTTTGTCATCCACCTTCTCTGCGTAGCAGTTTTCCCTCTGCTCGTCATCTGAGTACTTCAGCGTTTGTTTTAAAACCAAGGCCGACAATACTTCCGCCAGTTTCTTCGGAGTGA